The Sulfurimonas crateris region GCGTTTGCCAGATCACCTTCGCCCACGAACATATCACGTACGTACTCGCCTATGACATGAAGGTATGCAGTTTCATTCTGGATCAAACCCAGTGTTCCCGCACGATATTTTGAGTTAAACTTGTAAATGTCATCTTTTTTTGTGATGTAGCCTTTGGCAAGATAGTTGTTTATATACTCTCTCTCATCTGCAACAATATCCTGCTCGCTAAGAGCGTTTGTGAGTTTTATAAGGAGTGATTTAATATCAAACATTACAGATTTTGCAACGCTCTATCGAAGCTCTCCATATCAAGAGAGTATTTCTCTATTAGCTCTTTTGCTGCAGCTATACTCTCATCTGTAACAGAGCCGTTGAGCTCAACTACCGTGCGTACTACATGCAGGATCTCGGCAGGTTTTTTGATCTCATCTTTCGCATCTTGGGGATTTAGACAGTGGCGGATAGTGTCAACAAGCCCCGATTCAAATCTCCAGTGTTCAAATATTTTAGCACTTACTTCGGGTGTATCTACTCCTGTTACTTCTCTCTCTGCTTCTTCAAGTGTAGCAGAGCTCTTAAGCGCCTCTTTGAACTTCTCCTGCGTATTATCTGCCATGATTTGCTGAGCAATTAAAACCTTGCCGATCTCGACTAGAAACGCTGCAGGAGAGAGTATCCCCAAAAGTTTAGAATCTTTTTTAAGGCACCAAGAGGTCGTAAGGGCATGCTGTTTCTTAGATAACATTGAGAATGTGTCATTGTCTATGCCGTAAACTGAGAGGTCAAGATCAAAACTCTTTTTTACGATGCTTGCAAGGGCAAAACCTCTTACGGTTCCCATGCCAAAGAGTCCTACTGCTTGATTTATGGCATTGATCTCACGGCTAAATCCATACAGAGGAGAGTTGGCCGCTTTTAAAATATCTGCCGTTAAAAGAGGATCTTTTTCCAGTATTTTGACCATATCGTTAAAGGTGCTTTCAGGGTCTTGATAAACGGATTCAATTTGCATAACTGATTCGGGAAGCGGAGGTAGTTGTTTGATTTTTTTGAGTATCTCTTCAGTCATTTAATTCTCTCTTTTTATCGAATATTAATTTAGGGTAGATGATACATATATGTTCATAAAAAAGTACTGAATATTTACAAATAGTTGATATTATTTTCTTACATTTTTTAAAAAAGAGGGGATAAGATATGCAAAAAGAAGCGATGCTGACACAACTTGGTTATGTTCCAAACAGTGCTTTGGTTCAACAACTTCAGAGGATTGAAGAAAATACAGCGGGTTATGAAAAAATACAAAAACACATTATGGACCTGCATGACCATCTAAGGGTAGACGGCTCATACATTGCAATGTCAAATTCAAACGATTTTTTTAAGATAAAAGTTGAAGCTCCAAGCGCTGAGATTGCCCAAGAAGCGCATGAAAAAATTAGACATTTTAGTGAAAAATATAAAGTTGCAATCAATAAGCTTGATAATAAAAACACCTATTACATACTAGGATTCAGCTATTAGCAAAGAGCCTATGAGCATTGAAGGGTATGACCTTTTGATCGAAGAGTTTAAATTTTTGCTTGAAGTAGAAAAACCAAAGGTCGCGCAGGAAAAACTTGTTGCGGCTGCTTTGGGCGATAGAAGCGAAAATGCCGACTATCAGGCTGCTAAAGAGAAGCTTAGGTTTATTGACAAAAGGCTTTTTTATCTAAACTCTATGATAGAGAAGTCGCAAATTATCGACCCATCAACACTCCCGCACGACAAAGTCAGTTTCGGCAGCAGTGTAAAGATCATAAATCTTGAGACGGATGAAGAGGAGAGCTACACCATCTGCGGTGTTTTAGAGTCAGAACCTGAAAATGGACTTATATCTGTCCACTCTCCGCTTGCTCGTGCAATGATGGGCAAACAGGTTGAAGATGAGTTTAAGATCACACTTCCGCTTGGAAAAAAGGAGTATGAAATAGTTGAAATAAGCTATGAAAATATCTTCTCGTTAAAGAAAAACATACGCACAAAACCTGACTTTTCATTTCATTAAAATATATTGTTGTAGCTTCTCTGAAGTACAATGATATAAGCTTTAATTTAAGATATAAAATATTATTCTAATTCTAAATTTTTGAAAAATTCACATATATCTACATCTAACACGTATGCTATTTTTGCTAAATTTTCTAAATTAAAATGAATATTATTATAATAAACTTCCGCACTTGATATTGGAGAAACAGATTTGTAACCAATAGCATATGCTAATTTTAACTGGGAAACACCTTTTTCCTTTCTTATATTTTTTACATTTTCTCCTATCTTTATGTGAAGTTTTTTAGAGAAGTCTTTTTTCAACAATTCAATATCTTTCAATAATAAACCCTAACATACTAGATTGTTTAAAGTTTAATCTGATACAATTTTTTATACAATCTAATATATTAGAGCAAGGTGGAGAAAGATGAAAAAGATTATTACTACATTTATAGTTGGATGTATAACATTATTAGGTGCGAATGAGATAAAACCATTTGGAAAATTTAATTTTGGAGATAGTTTTTCAAGTATCCATAGTTCCATTTGTTCTATTGAAAGCATTGAAAAAATTAGTTTACAAAATGATGTTCATTTATTTAAAGCAGATTTTTGCAAAAGTAAAAAAAATGCATTAAAATTATTTGATAAATATTATGCAAATAAATTTAATCAAAGAATGATGGAAAAAATAAATATGCAAGGGTTTAATCATTTAATATGGAAACCAGCTATGTTTATCGTTGCTGACAGTGTAATAATACAAGGTGTTAAATATAAACTTTGGCTTGAATTTAACACAACTAAAGAAGGTGTAGTAGGTAGCTATTTATTAAATCAAAATGACTCAATAAAACTTGATACAAAAATTATGCCAATGCAATTAAGCAATTTAGAGCTAAAATTAAATAATTCAGACTTTAATAAAGTACATCAAGAGTCTGTTTTTAAAATCTTATGGAAAAAATATGATAAATTTGTAAAATCGAGTAAAGATAAAGAAAGGTTTTTGAAAACAAAAACATTTCATGTTGAAGACAAAAATAAAAATTCAATTCGATATGATGGTTATTCAATAAATTATGATGGATTAAGTTATGTTTTAAAACTACAAACTAATGCCGTTACTAAGTACTTAAAGGAGCAAGCTCAAAATGTCGATAGTGGCTCTAGCAATGATTTGTAATAATATTTACATAGGACAATTTTTTGGAAAAACAAACAATAAGAATAGAATGGGACGGTGCATATAGCTTAGAAGATATTGGATATTCTTTTGATGATAATTTTGAAAGTAAATATGTTGAAAATTCTAAATTAAATAATAAAATTAAAGATTATGGTCTTTATCAAATTTATGGAACACACCCAGTATATGGTAATGATGTTCTATTGTATATTGGAAAAGCATTGCAACAAACTTTTAGCAAACGAATATCACAAGAAGAATGGGAATATAATAGTGATTGCAAAAATATAAAAATTTATGTGGGAAGACTTTTTTCAGTAAACGATGAAATACAGCCATCTGATAATGCTTGGGAGACTATGATAACACAAGCCGAAAAGATGTTGATTTATTCGCATTCACCAGCTAAAAATTCTTCAAATATATTACATTTATCCAATAAGGAAGCATTAAAAAAATTTAAAAATTTAAAAATATTAAATTATGATAATTACAGAAGCTTAATGCCTGAAGTTTCAGGTGATATTTGGGTAGATTGTTTTCATGAGTATAAAATTTTTGAATATAAGAATTGACAGCCTTCCTAAAAACTCCTTTTGAAGTTTTTTCTCCTATTAAAGCTTTTATTAAAATGCGCAGAAAATTGGTTTAAAATAGAGTTTCCAAACTCTAAAAAAGGAGTATGAAATAGTTGAAATAAGCTATGAAAACATCTTCTCTTTAAAGAAAAATATACGCACAAAATCTGACTTTTCATTTCATTAAAAATCTTTTTACCTCATATTAGATATAATCCCACTTTAAAAACTAAATTTTTAGGATTCCCCTGTGAGCCAACAACTAGAAAATATTGAAAAAGTACTCGCTTCGCATAAGCTTTCAAATGACGATTACGCGCATATCAAGCAGATTTTAGGACGTGAACCGAACTTAGTAGAGATAGGGATTTTTTCTGCAATGTGGAGTGAACACTGCAGTTACAAATCATCAAAAGTTCACTTAAGCGGTTTTCCGACCAAGGCTCCATGGGTTATTCAAGGTCCTGGCGAGAATGCGGGAGTTATCGATATCGGCGGCGGATATGCTGCTGTTTTTAAGATGGAGTCACATAACCATCCAAGCTTTATTGAACCGTATCAGGGTGCTGCAACTGGTGTCGGCGGCATTATGCGTGACGTATTTACGATGGGAGCCCGTCCTGTTGCAAACCTGAATGCTCTTAGATTCGGGAATGTTTTAAACAGTGATGACATATCAAAGCATCAGAGATATCTGGTTCGCGGAGTAGTTGAGGGCATCGGCGGTTACGGGAACTGTATGGGAGTTCCTACAATAGGCGGCGAGACAAGTTTTGACGAGTGTTATAACGGCAATATTTTAGTAAATGCTTTTACTCTGGGACTTGCAAAAAGCGATGAGATATTTTACGGAAGAGCAGACGGTATCGGCAATCCGGTAATCTATGTAGGCGCAAAAACAGGGCGTGACGGTTTGGGCGGCGCAGTTATGTCGTCTGACAGTTTTACAGAAGAGTCTAAGTCTCTTCGTCCAACAGTTCAAGTAGGTGACCCTTTTACTGAAAAGCTTCTGCTTGAGGCTTGTTTGGAACTCTTCAAAACTGACCACGTCGTCGGTATTCAGGATATGGGAGCGGCAGGACTAACATCGTCTTCATTTGAGATGGCGGGGAGAAGCGGCAGCGGTATGATAATGCACTTGGACCGTGTTCCAGCACGTGAAGAGGGTATGCAGCCGTACGATTTTATGCTCTCGGAAAGCCAGGAGCGTATGCTTCTTTGTGCTAAAAAGGGAAGCGAAGCTGAGATAATCAAGATCTTTGAGAAGTGGGACCTAGATGCTGCTGTTATTGGCGAAGTTACAGGTACTGGCAAGATGGAGCTTTTCTGGCATGGAGAGAGAGTTG contains the following coding sequences:
- a CDS encoding HDOD domain-containing protein, which translates into the protein MTEEILKKIKQLPPLPESVMQIESVYQDPESTFNDMVKILEKDPLLTADILKAANSPLYGFSREINAINQAVGLFGMGTVRGFALASIVKKSFDLDLSVYGIDNDTFSMLSKKQHALTTSWCLKKDSKLLGILSPAAFLVEIGKVLIAQQIMADNTQEKFKEALKSSATLEEAEREVTGVDTPEVSAKIFEHWRFESGLVDTIRHCLNPQDAKDEIKKPAEILHVVRTVVELNGSVTDESIAAAKELIEKYSLDMESFDRALQNL
- the greA gene encoding transcription elongation factor GreA; amino-acid sequence: MSIEGYDLLIEEFKFLLEVEKPKVAQEKLVAAALGDRSENADYQAAKEKLRFIDKRLFYLNSMIEKSQIIDPSTLPHDKVSFGSSVKIINLETDEEESYTICGVLESEPENGLISVHSPLARAMMGKQVEDEFKITLPLGKKEYEIVEISYENIFSLKKNIRTKPDFSFH
- a CDS encoding type I-C CRISPR-associated protein Cas8c/Csd1, with translation MEKQTIRIEWDGAYSLEDIGYSFDDNFESKYVENSKLNNKIKDYGLYQIYGTHPVYGNDVLLYIGKALQQTFSKRISQEEWEYNSDCKNIKIYVGRLFSVNDEIQPSDNAWETMITQAEKMLIYSHSPAKNSSNILHLSNKEALKKFKNLKILNYDNYRSLMPEVSGDIWVDCFHEYKIFEYKN
- a CDS encoding helix-turn-helix domain-containing protein; protein product: MKDIELLKKDFSKKLHIKIGENVKNIRKEKGVSQLKLAYAIGYKSVSPISSAEVYYNNIHFNLENLAKIAYVLDVDICEFFKNLELE